One window of Paenibacillus albicereus genomic DNA carries:
- a CDS encoding ABC transporter permease: MTEPRMTFADFLDYFWRNRGLMGEYFLQHVQMVAAGVGLALLAGVPLGILCMRGRWTARLILSATGILQVVPSLAMLVLLMLWMGLGNATVMAGLFLYSLNPIVRNTYVGLQQVSGSLVDAARGLGMSRWQQLWRVRVPLALPYMMTGLRVAAVIAIGVATIAPLVGGDGLGREVYAGINGQNSLRIYAGALPAALLAIAADIGLGALQRRLDPAAVRSRRPRAGRSGGSDGGSGKAAADAAVPPTPKAQG; the protein is encoded by the coding sequence GTGACGGAGCCGCGCATGACGTTCGCCGACTTCCTGGACTACTTCTGGCGCAACCGCGGGCTCATGGGCGAGTACTTCCTGCAGCATGTGCAGATGGTCGCCGCCGGGGTCGGGCTCGCCCTGCTGGCCGGCGTGCCGCTGGGCATCCTGTGCATGCGCGGCCGCTGGACGGCGCGCCTCATCCTGTCCGCCACCGGCATCCTGCAGGTCGTGCCCTCGCTCGCCATGCTCGTGCTGCTCATGCTGTGGATGGGGCTCGGCAACGCGACCGTCATGGCCGGATTGTTCCTCTACTCGCTCAATCCGATCGTGCGCAACACCTACGTCGGGCTGCAGCAGGTGAGCGGCAGCCTCGTCGACGCCGCGCGAGGGCTCGGCATGAGCCGCTGGCAGCAGCTGTGGCGCGTGCGCGTGCCGCTCGCGCTGCCGTACATGATGACCGGCCTGCGCGTCGCGGCCGTCATCGCCATCGGCGTCGCCACGATCGCGCCGCTCGTCGGCGGCGACGGCCTCGGCCGCGAGGTATACGCCGGCATCAACGGCCAGAACTCGCTGCGCATCTACGCCGGCGCGCTGCCGGCCGCCCTGCTTGCGATCGCGGCCGACATCGGGCTCGGCGCGCTCCAGCGGCGGCTCGATCCGGCTGCGGTCCGCTCGCGGCGGCCGCGCGCCGGCAGGAGCGGCGGCTCCGACGGCGGCTCCGGCAAGGCCGCCGCCGACGCGGCGGTGCCGCCGACGCCGAAGGCGCAGGGCTGA
- a CDS encoding betaine/proline/choline family ABC transporter ATP-binding protein (Members of the family are the ATP-binding subunit of ABC transporters for substrates such as betaine, L-proline or other amino acids, choline, carnitine, etc. The substrate specificity is best determined from the substrate-binding subunit, rather than this subunit, as it interacts with the permease subunit and not with substrate directly.): MIQIRDVNKTYDDGFHALKNINLDFRKGEMTVLIGPSGCGKSTTMRLVNRLVSPTSGSIEIGGRDIRSIDPVELRRSIGYVIQSVGLFPHMTIGRNVAVVPRLKRWDADKTARRVDELLDMVGLKPDLYRDRYPSELSGGQQQRVGVVRALAADPDIILMDEPFSALDPLSREQLQEDVARLQQELHKTIVFVTHDMDEALKIADRIVLMKDGEVVQSDTPDRILRRPANDFVRTFIGQKRLETSGGPDEAREREAGPDLGGFVIGGAPTVNDVMVTQPAVTYPGRGLAEAITTMERRKVDSLYVVDRQRKLLGSVSIYNVMDSYGDEDKTVADVMMPARYSVTSGTPLTQAVELLASHRLHNVAVVDEGGRFIGLITRGSVVRHLAEKLPMLEADGSGSARPGTPDASPSGRAQDASAGGPTPEDGARGLASDASAAGPATGIEEER; this comes from the coding sequence ATGATCCAGATCCGCGACGTGAACAAAACCTATGACGACGGCTTCCATGCCCTCAAGAACATCAACCTCGACTTCCGCAAAGGCGAGATGACCGTGCTCATCGGTCCGAGCGGCTGCGGCAAGTCGACGACGATGCGGCTCGTCAACCGGCTCGTCTCGCCGACGAGCGGCTCGATCGAGATCGGCGGCCGCGACATCCGCTCGATCGACCCGGTCGAGCTGCGGCGCAGCATCGGCTATGTCATCCAGAGCGTCGGCCTGTTCCCCCATATGACGATCGGACGCAACGTCGCCGTCGTGCCGAGGCTGAAGCGCTGGGACGCGGACAAGACGGCCCGGCGCGTCGACGAGCTGCTCGACATGGTCGGGCTGAAGCCCGACCTGTACCGCGACCGCTATCCGTCGGAGCTGAGCGGCGGGCAGCAGCAGCGGGTCGGCGTCGTGCGCGCGCTGGCCGCCGATCCCGACATCATCCTGATGGACGAGCCGTTCAGCGCGCTCGATCCGCTCAGCCGCGAGCAGCTCCAGGAGGACGTGGCGCGGCTGCAGCAGGAGCTGCACAAGACGATCGTGTTCGTCACCCACGACATGGACGAGGCGCTCAAGATCGCCGACCGGATCGTGCTCATGAAGGACGGCGAGGTCGTGCAGAGCGACACGCCGGACCGCATCCTGCGGCGGCCGGCGAACGACTTCGTGCGCACGTTCATCGGGCAGAAAAGGCTCGAGACGAGCGGCGGGCCGGACGAGGCGCGGGAGCGCGAGGCCGGTCCGGACCTCGGCGGCTTCGTCATCGGAGGCGCGCCGACGGTGAACGACGTCATGGTGACGCAGCCGGCCGTCACCTATCCGGGACGCGGCCTCGCCGAGGCGATCACGACGATGGAGCGGCGCAAGGTCGACTCGCTCTACGTCGTCGACCGCCAGCGCAAGCTGCTCGGCAGCGTGTCCATCTACAACGTGATGGACAGCTACGGCGACGAGGACAAGACGGTCGCCGACGTCATGATGCCGGCGCGCTACTCCGTCACGTCGGGCACGCCGCTGACGCAGGCGGTCGAGCTGCTGGCGAGCCACCGGCTGCACAACGTGGCCGTCGTCGACGAGGGCGGCCGCTTCATCGGCCTCATCACGCGCGGCAGCGTCGTGCGCCATCTGGCGGAGAAGCTGCCGATGCTGGAGGCGGATGGCAGCGGCAGCGCACGCCCCGGGACGCCGGATGCAAGTCCGAGCGGTCGAGCTCAGGATGCAAGCGCGGGCGGCCCGACGCCGGAGGACGGCGCGCGCGGCCTGGCGTCGGATGCAAGCGCGGCCGGCCCGGCGACGGGCATAGAGGAGGAGCGCTGA
- a CDS encoding ABC transporter permease yields the protein MLLDFFRFLGERLPDILLALREHLTLSLLAVLIGSAISLPLGVLLVYSRIGWLNSAVFFVANLLQTIPSLALLAILIPLLGIGMRPAVLALLLYSIMPVLRNTYEGFRSVDPHVLEAARGLGYSAAQRLLRVQLPLALPYLMSGIRLTTVYIISWATLATLVGAGGLGQLIVSGMGVNQPYLIVAGALGAILLALVADLLLGWIESALGRRFGLRGGAAA from the coding sequence ATGCTCCTCGACTTCTTCCGCTTCCTCGGCGAGCGGCTGCCGGACATCCTGCTCGCGCTGCGCGAGCATCTGACGCTGTCGCTGCTCGCCGTGCTCATCGGCTCGGCGATCTCCCTGCCGCTCGGCGTGCTGCTCGTCTACAGCCGGATCGGCTGGCTGAACAGCGCCGTCTTTTTCGTCGCGAACCTGCTGCAGACGATCCCGAGCCTCGCGCTGCTCGCTATCCTCATCCCGCTGCTGGGCATCGGGATGCGGCCGGCGGTGCTCGCCCTGCTGCTCTACTCGATCATGCCGGTGCTGCGCAACACGTACGAGGGGTTCCGCTCCGTCGACCCGCATGTGCTGGAGGCGGCGCGGGGCCTCGGCTACTCCGCCGCCCAGCGGCTGCTGCGGGTGCAGCTGCCGCTGGCCCTGCCGTACCTCATGTCGGGCATCCGGCTGACGACGGTGTACATCATCAGCTGGGCGACGCTGGCGACGCTCGTCGGCGCGGGCGGCCTCGGCCAGCTGATCGTCTCCGGCATGGGCGTCAACCAGCCGTACCTGATCGTCGCCGGCGCGCTCGGCGCGATCCTGCTGGCGCTCGTCGCCGACCTGCTGCTCGGCTGGATTGAGTCGGCGCTCGGCCGGCGCTTCGGCCTGAGGGGAGGCGCGGCGGCATGA
- a CDS encoding glycine betaine ABC transporter substrate-binding protein has product MALAGSLRAESARTARLAALAGLVLLLALAAGGCGGRPDLRIGAQTFTKTKILAEMYKALIERKTGLDVKVIPDLAASPLVFSALDRGDIDLATLYSGEIFNNHFPLESMTKDRAEVLRQAQEGFDRYYDFDWMDPLGFENTYAFTVRRQVAEAKGYRSISDIKPDAASMRFGVDTSWLERASDGYPAFRQEYGIAFARAYPMELSLVYTAVKNEQVDIVLAYSTDARLKAFQLETLQDDRHFFPPYDASPVMRKEMEERHPGVKEALQPLIGAIDAETMIGLNYQVDIEKKSEREVALAYLKQKGLIPK; this is encoded by the coding sequence ATGGCGCTTGCCGGATCGCTGCGCGCGGAATCGGCGCGGACGGCCCGGCTGGCGGCGCTCGCCGGACTCGTCCTGCTGCTCGCGCTCGCCGCGGGCGGCTGCGGCGGCAGGCCCGACCTGCGCATCGGGGCGCAGACGTTCACCAAGACGAAAATCCTCGCCGAGATGTACAAGGCGCTCATCGAGCGGAAGACCGGCCTCGACGTCAAGGTCATTCCCGACCTGGCGGCCAGCCCGCTCGTCTTCAGCGCGCTGGACCGCGGCGACATCGACCTGGCGACGCTGTACTCGGGCGAGATTTTCAACAACCACTTCCCGCTCGAGAGCATGACCAAGGACCGCGCCGAGGTGCTGCGGCAGGCGCAGGAGGGCTTCGACCGCTACTACGATTTTGACTGGATGGACCCGCTCGGCTTCGAGAACACGTACGCCTTCACCGTGCGCCGCCAAGTCGCGGAGGCGAAGGGCTACCGCAGCATCTCGGACATCAAGCCGGACGCGGCCTCGATGCGCTTCGGCGTCGACACGTCCTGGCTGGAGCGGGCAAGCGACGGCTATCCGGCCTTCCGGCAGGAATACGGCATCGCGTTCGCCCGGGCGTACCCGATGGAGCTGAGCCTCGTCTACACGGCTGTCAAGAACGAGCAGGTCGACATCGTGCTCGCCTACTCGACCGACGCCCGGCTCAAGGCGTTCCAGCTCGAGACGCTGCAGGACGACCGGCATTTCTTCCCTCCCTATGACGCCTCGCCGGTCATGCGCAAGGAGATGGAGGAGCGCCACCCGGGCGTGAAGGAAGCGCTCCAGCCGCTGATCGGCGCGATCGACGCGGAGACGATGATCGGGCTCAACTATCAGGTCGACATCGAGAAGAAGAGCGAGCGCGAGGTCGCCCTCGCCTATCTGAAGCAGAAGGGACTGATTCCGAAGTGA